The Corynebacterium halotolerans YIM 70093 = DSM 44683 region CCACTTCGCCCCGCAGGGCGCGTCCCCCATGCCGCTGCTCGGCGCGATCGCCGGCTCCACGAAGCACATCGAGGTCGGCACCGGCGTGATCGACATGCGCTACGAGAACCCCCTCTACCTGGCGGAGGAGGCCGCCGCCCTCGACCTGCTCTCCGACGGCCGAGTCGCCCTCGGCGTCTCCCGGGGATCACCGGAGCCGGCCGAGCGCGGCTGGGAGTCCTTCGGCTACGCCGCGGAGGCCCCCAACGGCGCGGACATGGCGCGCAACAAGTTCGAGACCTTCCTGGCCGCCATCGACGGCTACGGCGTGGCCAAGGCCGCCCCGGAGGATCAGCAGTACCCGCGGATGTACCGCGGCGGCACCCCGCTGCCGGTCTTCCCGCACTCACCGCAGCTGCGCCGGAACATCTGGTGGGGCGCCGGCTCCCACTCCACCGCCGAGCAGGCCGCGCGTGACGGCGTGAACCTCATGAGCTCCACCCTGGTCTCCGAGGCCGACGGGAGTTCGTTGGGTGAGATGCAGTTCGAGCAGATCCGGCGTTACCGCGCCGCCTGGAAGGAGGCCGGCCACGACTGGACCCCGCGGGTGTCCGTCTCCCGTTCGGTCTTCCCGATCGTCAGCGAGCGTGACCGGCAGCTGTTCGGCCTGCAGGGCAACTCGCAGGACCAGATCGGCTCCCTCGGCGAGGGCTCCCCGGTGACCTTCGGCCGCTCCTACGCCGCCGAACCGGACAAGCTCATCGAGCAGCTCAGGGCCGATCCGGCCGTTATGGCCGCCGACACCCTGATGCTGACTGTCCCCAACCAGATGGGTGTGGACGTCAACCTGTCCATCCTGTCCAATTTCGCCGAGCACGTGGCCCCGGCACTCGGCTGGCTCCCGGCCTCCGAGGGCCGCGTCGAGGGCTACCCGATCGACTGACCTTCCGCGTCGTGGACGCCCGCCCCTTCTGGATTCGGGGGCGGGCGTTTGTGCGTGGCGGGGCGGTGAAAATGGGCGGGTTTCGGTGAACGTGGGCGGGTTTGAACATGCCCCAAAATACTGATGAAGGGGACTCACGAACCGGAGCCCGACACCAGAGCCCCGCCGGAGCTGCCGTCCTCCACGAAAGGCGGGGGCTCGCGCTCACTCCGCCGCCCGGCGCGCCCGCTTCCGGCGGTCACGGGCAGCCGGTCGGAGTTGATGCCGTAGGGAGTGCACGTGATCGGTGTGATCTTGTCGCGGTCCGCCTCATGGGTCACCGCCGAATAATCCGCGGGCGCCACGTGCCGTCCGGTCCCCAGTGGCGCAACAGGACGGTCATCGGCTTCCCGCAGCTGCCCTCCGGCAGCGGGGAATCATTGCTGCTCGTCGACGAAGTCGCGGGCGATCACGGTGGGCTCGGCCTTCTCCTCGCCGATATTGCGCAGGTTCATCTCCACCAGCGCATCGGTGGTCAGCGAGTCGTTGACGCCGTTGATGACGTCGCGGGCCTCCGGCGGCACGGCGTCGGCCTGCATGAGCGGCAGCACATTCTGCGGGAGGATCAGCTGCTCCGGATCCTCCAGGGTCACCAGGTCGACCTCGTTGCCGTCCG contains the following coding sequences:
- a CDS encoding LLM class flavin-dependent oxidoreductase, which translates into the protein MKAFGFLSFGHYAIGNQAGPGAREVLQQALELGKAADEIGVNGAYFRVHHFAPQGASPMPLLGAIAGSTKHIEVGTGVIDMRYENPLYLAEEAAALDLLSDGRVALGVSRGSPEPAERGWESFGYAAEAPNGADMARNKFETFLAAIDGYGVAKAAPEDQQYPRMYRGGTPLPVFPHSPQLRRNIWWGAGSHSTAEQAARDGVNLMSSTLVSEADGSSLGEMQFEQIRRYRAAWKEAGHDWTPRVSVSRSVFPIVSERDRQLFGLQGNSQDQIGSLGEGSPVTFGRSYAAEPDKLIEQLRADPAVMAADTLMLTVPNQMGVDVNLSILSNFAEHVAPALGWLPASEGRVEGYPID